Below is a genomic region from Paenibacillus rhizovicinus.
CGATCCCCTTGTTCTCTTCAAGATGATCTTCTTAGGCTATTTCTACGGCATTCGTTCCGAACGTCAACTGGAACGCGAGGTCCAAACGAACTTGGCTTATCGCTGGTTTCTAGGATTGGGACTCACCGATCGTGTTCCGGACCACACCACGATCAGCTGGAATCGTCGTACGCGTTTCAAAGGTACCTCGGTTTTCCAGGACATCTTCGATGAGATTGTGCTGCAAGCCATCTCGCATCGGATGGTTGGCGGTCGTATGCTCGTTTCCGATTCCACGCACGTAAAAGCCAATGCGAATAAACACAAATACACCAAAGAGCAGGTTCAGCAAAACACGCGTGATTATCTGGACGAGTTAAATTCCGCGGTCGAATCTGACCGAAAAGCGCAAGGAAAAAAGCTCTAAAACCACGAGAGGAGGTGAATGAAGACAAGGAAGTGAAGGTCAGTACAACCGACCCGGACAGCGGTTATATGTTTCGAGAAGGCAAGCCGGAAGGCTTCTTCTATCTGGACCACCGCACCGTCGATGCGAAACACAACCTCATTACCGATGTCTTCGTCACCGCAGGCAATGTGCATGATTCCGTGCCGTATCTCTCACGCTTGGACCGCCAACGTAACCGATTTGGTTTTGCCGTAGAAGCTGTCGCACTTGATTCTGGTTATATGACAACGCCGATTTGCAAGGGACTTGAAGACCGTAACATTTTCGGCGTCATTGCGCACCGAAGATTTCAACCAACACAGGGTCTGATTCCAAAGTGGAAGTTTACCTATGATGCAGAGCGAAACGTTTACGTATGCCCACAGCAGCAAGAGCTGCCCTACCGAACCACGGACCGTGAAGGTTACCGGCACTATGCTTCAAACCCGAAACAGTGCGCATCCTGCCCGATGCTGGAGAAGTGCACACGATCCCACAACAAGCGAAAGATTGTGACCCGGCATATCTGGGAGGACAGCAAGGAGAAAGTACGTTTGAATCGCCTGAGCAAGTCGGGGAAAAAGTTGTACCGAAAACGAAAAGAAACAATTGAGCGAAGCTTCGCGGATGCTAAACAGCTCCACGGGTTTCGCTATTGCCGTTTGCGGGGGTTACATAACGTGATGGAACAAGCGTTGATGACCGCCGCCGTACAGAACATGAAGAAGATTGCCCTCCAACTAGAGAAGAGGGCTTCGGAGGGGTAATACGCCCTCCGAAGCCCTGAAATTGAAAGAGAGATAAAAAAGAAACCCGCCGTTTTTAAAAAAACGTGGGTTTCTCTACACTCTGAGAGACCCTAGATTATCTAGGGTCTCTATTTTGTTGTACGCCCAGCATGGGCGTTATTTCTAGGCCACCCCTTCCGCTCGCAAAGACCAGAGCGATCTGCTGTGGATCGGATGGTCGAGCTTTCAGGTTATCTGGATCTTGGATTTTGGAACCACCGTATGCGAACCCGCATGTACGGTGGTGTGAGAGGACGGGGGCTAGTCGCCTCCTCCTACTCGATTCTAGGTTTTTTGATGAGTAGCGAAAAACATGTTGAATAGCTATCAATTTTGAAATAGTATTTCCGATATAATGTATATCAATTGCCGTGCGGCCAAGCGGCAATTGTAAAGACCACAAGGATGTGGCACACATTACACAATTTCAGGGAGGAAATTACCAATGATTATCAATCACAACCTACCAGCAATGAACACGCACCGCAATATGTTGTTGAACAACGCAGCAGCTAGCAAGAACATGGAGAAGCTGTCTTCGGGTCTTCGTATCAACCGTGCAGCTGACGATGCAGCAGGCTTGGCAGTATCCGAGAAAATGCGCGGTCAAATCCGTGGTCTTGACCAAGCTCAACGTAACGTGCAAGATGGTATCTCGTTCGTACAAACAGCTGAAGGTGCAATGAACGAAGTTTCCGCAATGCTCGTTCGTATGAAAGAGCTGAACGTTCAGAAAGCAAACGGCACGTATTCGAC
It encodes:
- a CDS encoding IS1182 family transposase (programmed frameshift) — its product is MLRSNKEKQQNYELVSIEDLVPADHMLRKIDKYIDFTFIDEKVRHLYSQDNGRPAIDPLVLFKMIFLGYFYGIRSERQLEREVQTNLAYRWFLGLGLTDRVPDHTTISWNRRTRFKGTSVFQDIFDEIVLQAISHRMVGGRMLVSDSTHVKANANKHKYTKEQVQQNTRDYLDELNSAVESDRKAQGKKPLKPREEVNEDKEVKVSTTDPDSGYMFREGKPEGFFYLDHRTVDAKHNLITDVFVTAGNVHDSVPYLSRLDRQRNRFGFAVEAVALDSGYMTTPICKGLEDRNIFGVIAHRRFQPTQGLIPKWKFTYDAERNVYVCPQQQELPYRTTDREGYRHYASNPKQCASCPMLEKCTRSHNKRKIVTRHIWEDSKEKVRLNRLSKSGKKLYRKRKETIERSFADAKQLHGFRYCRLRGLHNVMEQALMTAAVQNMKKIALQLEKRASEG